Proteins encoded in a region of the Bactrocera tryoni isolate S06 chromosome 4, CSIRO_BtryS06_freeze2, whole genome shotgun sequence genome:
- the LOC120775499 gene encoding uncharacterized protein LOC120775499: MCERVALTGLLAVVSCLLFTNAAVIHQEQLEDGKNVIMQVVTPEEMDKILKENPNAVEMKATISSEQEVINGRAMHPRGRSIITYTLGVGREDGDSLVGSKSAVNDYDLPTSLSVTVNYPSSGTGAIITHVKVTTYQSNTDGRAYVTSGGLGKRNLVMVIEAVKTTYFDYFAYIYGK, from the exons ATGTGCGAGCGCGTCGCCTTAACAGGCCTATTGGCTGTAGTATCTTGCCTCTTGTTTACCAATGCAGCGGTTATACACCAAGAGCAATTAGAAGATGGAAAGAATGTTATCATGCAGGTGGTTACACCTGAGGAGATGGATAAGATTTTGAAGGAAAATCCCAATGCTGTGGAAATGAAAGCGACAATATCATCAGAACAAGAAGTGATTAATGGTCGTGCGATGCACCCACGAGGCAGAAGTATAATCACTTATACTTTGGGTGTCGGTAGAGAGGATG GTGACAGTCTTGTAGGGAGCAAATCGGCGGTAAATGATTACGATTTACCCACTTCGTTGTCGGTAACCGTGAATTACCCCAGCAGCGGTACTGGCGCCATCATTACACATGTAAAAGTCACCACCTATCAAAGCAATACCGATGGACGCGCTTATGTCACAAGCGGTGGTCTCGGTAAGCGCAATCTTGTTATGGTAATTGAGGCGGTGAAAACCACTTACTTTGACTATTTCGCTTatatttatggaaaataa
- the LOC120773713 gene encoding ataxin-1, translating into MLSAVENFGPLVGPAVALSHHPHAAAHHLQAPHHPYTAERSPGYALDIVSAADATVRVSAALSPPTSIVPVTATAAAAIISSQTPLTHTQLTQLNALQTLKLQQQLQQQYEQQLSSFISAQSAQSSALGGITVLPHRPQPQVASLNEAREQQRQQHQQQQQQQHHHYQLQQQHQQQQQQKQQQQQQQQLREQQSISVNLTLPANAPKYMSSPRDTSTMMPLTEFTPPPKPKHEAHTAMENGQCGAMNLVTNASNAFTSSTNYQLHNANAHTNNSSNSNPASIDNSRPSSSSSSVDVENDESMSPVNATQAARKLLDPAALLAHKQPTYSETSASSAAAAVVAAYQFNYSQLYGGGRPAGLYNPPVIFTAHNPHVSHVVQHPSAVHSAHAPPTAYLGALAAHTASASPSENSVYSAEYFKALQSAVAAGVFQTVPNHTTAVFQTSPLAGNNASPSAIGVTKSRLRSPAASTASALAPTASPPSKAEQRAATSTKLSTGTYLYEKAKRSPPDTPADTEKFFKIPSGKEGSLKHRILTRPSSADKTLMTASAVEASKTPVMRPHNSTSSFKKGSYIELSNGSLRRVEDMRTEDFIQCAERSPHHQLIESTVVKINNNPSSHTVVIAFSYDRNQSKVDMEVATEHPFFVYGQGWASCNPELTYKAFGLKCQRLQVGDICISLTKREPPNININNNINNNNNNIISSNNNNNNKHMYAHDTTATTTTRTTTNDSHCLERDLQPLALSDNVYAAHLKSAGLCPPPTAPYPTMRGAHGGTVHFMPPHLLANAPATHPVPYAPNETYPHFPFPTAPAQAAATTFHSSRAQHGDLTCAAQPPTNSSTRSADECAQSAAAAAAAASAASASARKRRWSAPESFSNSEDEDDEAARSGEYQPPLRQKSAPTAAVSSNYKPYMPTNMNMSASAAAAAGQLNCDFSTNYK; encoded by the exons ATGTTATCGGCTGTTGAGAATTTTGGCCCGTTGGTCGGACCGGCTGTTGCACTCTCACACCATCCCCATGCCGCCGCGCATCACCTACAAGCGCCACACCATCCGTATACCGCTGAACGTAGTCCGGGCTATGCGCTGGACATAGTGTCGGCCGCGGATGCTACTGTGCGCGTTTCGGCCGCCCTCTCACCGCCCACCTCCATAGTGCCCGTCActgccaccgccgccgccgccatcATCTCCAGCCAGACACCGCTCACACACACGCAACTAACGCAATTGAATGCGTTGCAAACGcttaaattacaacaacaactgcaacaacagtACGAACAACAATTGAGTAGTTTCATTAGTGCGCAGTCCGCGCAGTCTTCGGCGTTGGGCGGTATAACGGTGTTGCCGCATCGGCCGCAACCGCAAGTGGCGTCGCTGAACGAGGCGCGCGAGCAACAGCGGCAgcaacatcagcaacaacaacagcagcaacatcatCACTACCAGCTACAAcagcagcaccaacaacaacaacaacaaaagcagcagcaacaacaacaacaacaactacgagAACAACAGTCAATCAGCGTGAACTTGACGCTGCCCGCAAACGCACCAAAGTACATGAGCTCGCCGCGCGATACCTCAACAATGATGCCGCTGACAGAGTTCACACCGCCACCAAAACCCAAACATGAAGCACACACCGCAATGGAAAATGGCCAGTGCGGCGCCATGAATTTGGTCACAAACGCGAGTAACGCCTTCACCAGCAGCACAAATTACCAATTACACAACGCTAACGCgcacaccaacaacagcagcaacagcaatccCGCCTCCATTGACAACAGTCGGCCATCGTCGTCTTCCTCCTCGGTGGATGTGGAGAATGATGAGAGCATGTCACCGGTTAATGCCACGCAAGCTGCGCGCAAGCTATTGGACCCTGCCGCTTTACTGGCACACAAGCAACCCACTTACAGCGAAACCAGCGCATCCTCAGCCGCTGCCGCCGTAGTGGCCGCCTATCAATTTAACTACTCACAATTGTATGGTGGCGGACGACCGGCTGGACTCTACAACCCACCTGTCATATTTACAGCTCACAATCCGCACGTCTCGCACGTGGTGCAGCATCCCAGCGCCGTACATAGCGCGCACGCGCCACCAACCGCCTACCTCGGCGCATTGGCGGCGCACACAGCGTCGGCTTCGCCGAGCGAAAATAGTGTCTACTCCGCCGAATACTTTAAAGCGCTGCAGAGCGCGGTAGCTGCGGGTGTCTTCCAAACGGTGCCCAATCACACAACGGCCGTCTTTCAAACGTCACCGCTGGCCGGTAATAATGCGTCGCCGTCAGCTATCGGTGTGACGAAGTCACGGTTGCGTAGTCCCGCTGCAAGCACTGCGTCAGCGCTGGCGCCAACCGCTTCACCGCCTAGTAAGGCGGAACAGCGTGCGGCGACGTCGACGAAACTCTCCACTGGCACTTACCTGTATGAAAAGGCGAAAAGATCGCCGCCCGATACGCCGGCGGACACTGAGAAATTCTTCAAGATACCCAGCGGCAAGGAGGGCTCACTCAAGCATCGCATACTGACGCGACCGTCCAGCGCCGACAAAACGTTAATGACGGCATCAGCTGTGGAAGCTAGCAAGACGCCTGTTATGCG CCCACACAATTCGACGTCCAGCTTTAAAAAGGGCTCGTATATCGAACTCTCGAATGGCTCCCTGCGCCGTGTGGAGGATATGCGCACCGAGGATTTTATACAATGCGCCGAGCGCAGTCCACATCACCAGCTGATCGAGTCCACGGTGGTGAAAATTAACAACAATCCTTCGTCACACACTGTCGTCATTGCATTTAGTTACGATCGCAATCAGTCGAAG GTCGACATGGAGGTCGCCACAGAACACCCGTTTTTCGTCTATGGCCAAGGCTGGGCATCCTGCAATCCCGAATTGACATACAAAGCTTTCGGTTTGAAGTGTCAACGCTTACAAGTCGGCGACATCTGCATTTCACTAACCAAACGCGAACCaccgaatataaatataaacaacaatattaacaacaacaacaacaatattataagtagtaataacaataataataataagcatatgtatgcacacgatacaactgcaacaacaacaacacgcacgACAACAAATGACAGCCATTGCCTGGAACGTGATCTCCAACCACTCGCATTGAGCGACAACGTGTATGCAGCGCATTTAAAAAGCGCCGGCCTTTGCCCACCGCCCACCGCACCATACCCAACAATGCGTGGCGCTCACGGGGGCACAGTACACTTTATGCCGCCACACCTGCTCGCCAATGCACCCGCTACACATCCAGTGCCCTATGCACCCAACGAAACATACCCACACTTCCCGTTCCCCACGGCACCGGCGCAAGCGGCGGCCACAACTTTCCATAGCTCGCGTGCGCAACACGGCGATTTAACGTGCGCGGCGCAACCACCCACGAATAGCAGCACAAGGTCAGCGGATGAATGCGCCcaatcagcagcagcagcagcggcggcggctTCGGCAGCGTCAGCGTCTGCGCGCAAACGTCGCTGGTCGGCGCCGGAGAGTTTTTCCAACAGCGAAGATGAGGACGACGAAGCCGCGCGTTCGGGTGAATATCAACCGCCATTGCGGCAGAAATCGGCGCCGACAGCGGCGGTAAGCAGCAATTACAAGCCTTACATGCCAACGAATATGAATATGTCAGCgtcggcggcggcggcggccgGTCAATTAAACTGTGATTTTTCAACAAACTACAAATAG